The following is a genomic window from Sphingorhabdus sp. Alg231-15.
GGCGTCATCGCCGCCCATCGCGCGCAGTGCGATCAGGGGGTTCCAGTAGTCGCGATAGTGGGTGATATGCCCATCCGCCAAGGTCACCACAGATATATAGGTTTGATCGTAGGCAATCCCGGTTTCGGTGCCATGACCGGTGCAGGTGAATTCCAATATTATGATATTGGAATTCTGTGCGCGATGCACCACCGGCTCTGACATTGACTCGATCGTGATGAGCGAGGCGGCTCCCGGCAGATATTCTACTAGTGCTGCCTTCCCTTCCACACGGGGCACAGCGGCCGGCGGTGCATAGGGAAATTCCATGACGATATCATCGGCTACCATATCCAGAAACGTTTCAGCATCCGGGACTAGAAAGTCATCAAGCGCTTCCCGCAGCAGACCGGAGAAGCTGGAAAATTGATCGGGTTGATTGGTCATCATGCCGCACTCCTTTCGCTATCCAGATGTGCCAGCTGAGACTCCGGAAACCGGGCACCTGCGGCACTGCCATAGACATCCGACATGCCCATACAGCCTAAGCCAACAACAACGGTGGTGGGTCCTGCATTTCCTAGTTTACGCTGTTCCATATATAGTTCCTTTCGCGCCGGGGGGGGGAGTTAAAAGTCACTCGCGGTTGGGCGAACAATCACTTCGCTGACGTCGACATCGTCCGGTTGTTCGATGGCAAAACGGATCGCGCGGGCAATGGCATCGGGTTCGATCGCCACTTTGCGAAA
Proteins encoded in this region:
- a CDS encoding nuclear transport factor 2 family protein, translated to MMTNQPDQFSSFSGLLREALDDFLVPDAETFLDMVADDIVMEFPYAPPAAVPRVEGKAALVEYLPGAASLITIESMSEPVVHRAQNSNIIILEFTCTGHGTETGIAYDQTYISVVTLADGHITHYRDYWNPLIALRAMGGDDAIAAALKEADNA